ACTAGCAGTATGTACCTACTtattactttcattttttacatatttttttttgtttttagtatGAGGATTGTGCCGATTCTTTTGGATACTTCACGACGTTTAATTTGTGTTACAAGAATGGCTTCGAATAaggtgggattttttttttggaaatttatttttatttttctattttatttatgatttatttattatttctctatttttcccCCTGTTTTTCAGAATATCTGTTAAATTTcctaaatttccaaaaattttacagGTTCTCACCAAAGAGACCATTAATCCACAAGTAATAACTATGCAATATGCTGTTCGTGGTCCAATAGTGATTCGTGCTGTTGAATTGGAGAAAGAACTTGCTCAGGTCATTTctatcatccttttttttattttttcatggcctatttattatatacatCTACCTATTTATAATTGGGAATTTAAGAGACATTTCTCTCCCCGGTTCTagcctttttcttctctttctgattctttctagcctttttcttctctttttgattttatttcattcatttctatcATCCTCTTTTTCATCATCTTTTTCATGATCTCTTTTTAAGTGCATCTGCCTAATTGTAATATTCTATTTAAGAGAGATTCATTTCTCCCCGTTCCagcctttttcttctctctttgaccCATAATTCCATTTTTATACCGTAATCCATATTTAAGGGAGCTAACAAACCTTTCAAGAGTGTGATTAAAGCTAACATTGGTGATGCTCATGCTATGGGTCAAAAGCCTATCACATATATCAGACAggtttgcgatttttttttctctttttttctgtttatccCCTCATTTCTGTTGATTCGTTGAGTTTCTCAGCAACTTTTGATCCTCTGAAAtatccctttttttcctttccaggTGATTTCTTGTGCAGCAAATCCGTCGCTAATAGAATCCGGGAATTTCCCAGCTGATGTCGTTGAACGGGCAAAGGTACGGTGATAATATTTATCtggaggttctttttttcaatattatttatctggagacagttttttttctggatgtggAAGTTGTTGTTAGACACGTGTGCACACTATGCAGGTATGATATGATCCATAGAACGATTACAACGGTAGCGGGAGCTCTAAATCAAGCCGAAACCTATGTGGTTTTGTCTGAGTTTACACTCAGAGCATCTGAGCTCACGCTTAGTTCTGACTGGAGTAAATTTACTGCGCTATAATTCGGAATGTACGACTTTCCAATGAACATCGGCATAGTaagatgtcgtattgatttttgatgagctGTACACGAGCTCATTGATTGAGTTTAATGGATAAATTTTCGGGAAGATGCTTTCTTCAAAGCCTGAATTGGGCGTATTGGATTTATAATTCACTTCGTGGATCTCCCCACCGACTAAACAGAACAAAGCCTACCTTTTCCTAACTTCTAACTTCCTAACCTAATCCACAAATCCCGACCTcaaaggaatgaaaagaaaagaagaagaggtttttttttctcgtcgtgGAAATTTCCTCCAGCTCGATAAACACGCAAGTGGTCGAAAATATTGATGGATTCATTTATAACATCAAAGCACACCACCACTGGTCCCATTGGGCCTGATTCAACACAAAAATCCACCACTTAATCGATGTCCTGGACGTGTGGATGCATCCTCACTGCCAcaaagtctttttcttttcttttcttttttttctttttttcttcttttttctttttttcttcaaagtttcttttttttcgatttagcTTACAATTTAAACGAACAAATCTCTCCACAAATCAACTCAACAAACAAACTCAAAGAGAGTGTAGACAATCGAAATATTCGATTCtaaatgaacctcggcatagtaaGGTGTCGTATGGATTTTTGATGACCTGTACACTAGTTCATTAATCGATTTTATTGGCTATCTTTCCGGATCAGGAAGGATCTTAGAAATCTTGGAAATAGCTGGAAGATGGTCCACATGAATTCATTAGTCGATTTTATTGGCTATCGAGGTTCGGATCCGCCCCAGTGTTCACCAAGTCCcccatccctccggggtccggataaattggtgccggacttgtctgggaggataaaaacactgacttgacccatcagctgcgccccgcaagtcattgtacaggccagttacTCGTccacgtaaacctcaaacgattcagaattgaagtgaacgtggtggcgcgggtcccaagcggattgatcaacgccagaaactttatcctttatcgctATTGGGTAtcgtctttaaaaaatcatcttATTCATGGTCTGAACAGGGTGATTGGATGATTCTAAACCCAGAATCTAAGCGAACAAATCTTTCCACAACTAAACAGACAAACTCTAAGCCTACGTTTTTCAACCATTCAGGACTACAACGAATGCCGTGGATTGAGGGACTCAGTagtgaaaaataacaattttttttaaataataaaaagtggTGACCAATAAAATGGCCACCTCTTGGCTTGGAGGCGCTTAGCGGGGACCGCTGATCAATCGATCACAAGAGCGAATGATTCGAATGTCTCATTCAAATCACTGGAGCCAATCGAGCGATATGGCGCCATTTCCCGCGTAATCGAGAACATTCTTCCTTCCGATTCCTATTGCCTCCTAagagatttattattttatatttattcccGAAAATTAATCCGCTATAGTTAGTTTAAGTCCTCCATGATTCTCCATGGAGAACTTTTCGTCGCTAGGAGGCTGAATTGGTGCTAGGCGACCATCGCTGCTCTCCTATGGATTTGTTTATAACTTATTTTATTGGAATATGAATTATGAGTGTAGGAGGGAAAAGTTCATGGCATAATATCCCAATTTTACTGATCGAATAAGTCATGGGCATGGAAATcatggaaattttccttttttttgagttgaaCTGATCTAAGTTTACGAATGTTTTcacatttcatattttatatttatttcatattatgtatgtttatatttatatcatatttatatatatttttatttttatttatttcataaatattcgcgaattttttttttacttagaaATGTCCCAAGTACTGCACCGTATGTACAGGCGAGGGAAAACTGAGAGCCGACCGCACCTCTCGCACCTCGTTCCTCCCCTATCATCAGGATTTCGTGGCAGGATATAGAATCTGTCCTGAAAACCGCTCGAcctatttatttgctttaatGCAGCGGTTAGGGGTTCCGCcacctgcacgatcgatcggaggttcgaatccgccctggtcccaaccaagcccttcatccctccggggtccggataaattggtaccagactctcTGGGAGGatggaaacactgacttgacccatcggctggGCCTCTTAGGTTATTGTATGGGACAGTTTCGTGTTCGTAAAGCAGGAGTTAATATATCCGAAAGCTTCTGGAAACTATCCTTTAGTTTCAGGATGTCATGAAACCTTCAGGGGTTGACCATAGGTGCTACTTTTCTGTGAATCATAgctactactttttttttaactaaggtttcattaattttgctgttaatttaatttaatttttagtattattttaatattattattttttatttagtattattttaatattgcccatgttcgtctgtctttgaatctcgggatgttgaaacgtagttttaaattgattttcgttgttgtttaataaagacgatcaataccaatcttggctacagctcaagaaaatcaatttaaaattattttaataatttctgTGAAATATTTTATCCAGGCACTGTATTTTCCTTCAGCTTCTTCTTGGCGGATGCGGTGGTGGTAGTGCTGGTGCATATAGTCAAAGTACTGGTATCGATATAATCAGGAAACATGTTGCTGAATATATTACGGTAGGTTCCGAAAATAGACGGtgatacacacacacacacattttcTTTGATAACGATGATCTgttcctgattttttcttctttgtattAGAAACGTGATGGTTTCCCGTGTGATCCTGAAAATGTTGTACTATCCGGTGGTGCTTCCGAATCGATTCGAAATGTACTGAAAATGTTCATACATCATGATGGCAGCAAAAAAGTCGGTGTAATGATCCCTATACCTCAATATCCGTTATATTCAGCAAGTACAGAAGAATTTGGTCTTGGACAAGTGAGTCCCCTTCCTGAATTGATCGCATCGATTTCTgcaattcgaattttttttaaccatatttttttcttaggttgGCTATTATcttaatgaagaaaagaactgGAGCCTGGAGGAAAGCGAATTAGAACGAGCCTATCaggaaagtttgaaaaaattcgacACACAAGTCCTTTGTGTAATCAATCCGGGAAATCCTACTGGTCAGGTGCTgtgattttagatttttaccttacttttacattattttcgtCCATTCTTATTTCATCCTCGTTTAAAATACGATTTTAGGTGCTTTCAcgtgaaaatattgaaagtaTCATAAAATTTGCTCATCGACATAATCTTTTCTTGATGGCAGATGAAGTGTATCAGGTGAGAAAtgactttatttactttttttttaaaaataatttattcgtttttttgtttgtctatcgattttttcctgaCTTAGGATAACGTCTATGCTGAAGGTTCCAAATTCCATTCATTTAAGAAAGTTATTAATGAGATGGGTGCACCGTATAACAAGTAAGTTTACAGTTCTTACCGTAATTgttgtttaaaggcaccacccccgcgaatctgaggtggcacggatttcaggtggagtattcgtatacgggatcgtagattatggagacgggggtgattccgtccatttcttcctaaatgccataaaaaaaaacgcggccgagaagatgcggcgcgtgcgcgcggctggcgcgctctaatcaaACTCGTTATAGAAAGCagagcgccggaacgctcgaagccgtatcatccgggccgttttttacgggaattaggaagaaatggacggaatcacccaccgcTCCaaagtctcccatcccgtacacgaataatccaccggaaatccgtatcacctcagatgcctcaggggtgatgcctttacgtTTAGCAACGATCGTTTCGCTGTATTCGTTGTGGTGATTTTAAACACTTGTATTTCTTCCTCAGAATCCATCCATcgtgtggattttttttttaaactaggtttcgtttttttttttcgtgttaaCTGAATGATGAATTACGACTTTGCATCTAATTCCTAGTAGGGAAGCGAAAGAAGCATGAATTCATCCCTAGGACTACCTATCttatcctatttttatttttattttttcttttcctcaattAGTTACGAGGCAGCATGTCAACTTCTTAAAAAAGACATTGCATCAGGTGACATAAAATTATGTCATATCATGTGACAATCAAAAAGTAACATAAGTCTACATGAATCAGACATTCCGACTGCTTCTGCATTCGATTTTTGTACAGATTTGTACGAACTAGCACGTAGTGGTTACGGTAACAGTTGACAGGCATAATTTGTAATTTAagatttttaagtttttttttactaaagtGTATAAGACTTTAGTAAGATCGCAGAGGTtaaattcgaatattcgaatattttatCGAACTCCAATCAATGTACTGGTCGATAATAGGACCATATTTGAacatagtgaaaaaaatcgactaCTCAACAATGCTTTTTCTGAATGGGGCCAGCTACTCGCTTCGATTGATCGAATATTCGGATGCTGAATCGACACAGTTTATTGATCAACTGAAACAAACATTGATCTCCCTGTGATTCCTCTCagaaaaggataaatttaCTCACGGGAATCCTTGAAACAACACaaatccgctttttttttcttttgagactCACCGAAAACGTCTGAACAAGCAATTTTTTggatgtttatttgtttatttacatacGTACGAAGGGCGAGCTTTGAAAGGAACAACGGTCAAACCATTGTGCCAAAACTATCAaacaaattattgaaaaatagcCTACAAAACGGATggacaagcaaaaaaaacaccgaGCAGAAAACCGGCGGGCATTTTTGTGCAATCAATAATATCGACTGCTGTCAATTTCGATGCGTATCGTGGGCAAAGGagaaatacttttttatttacttatctgttcattattttacttattgtagtattatttattatataatctgaaaaaaaaacaaataataatatgataataaatgaaataagaagTGGTCGTTCCGAACTATGATGAACTATCgtagctttttattgattcacTTAAACTCTGGCCAAGAttgctattgatttttttgttgacagCTTTGGCGTTATTCGCCTTCGTTAAtgcctggaaaaaatcaaatccatCAGTGGTTCGTCCTCTCAGGCGCCTCATCACTccacagaaagcattcaaacgataggcGAATTCAAACGAGTGATTTCTCAGTGATTTCCCTCATTTCCTAGAGTTAGGTGGATAGATAATGTTGAATATGAATGTTGTGCCTCCGCTGCCTTCTCTCAGTCTCCAGAATACCACAATATATGAGTCCATTTTCGTAGAAGTTATAGAGAACGAGTTGAGGATAATGAACCTTCTTTCCcttatgaaacttttttttattatttaacttATCGATTTATTTCATCCAAGAAGTTTTTTCGTTGCCAGGGAATTTCTCGACTGTCTAGCCATGTCCATGTTATTGATTTGATCTAGATTATGTGAATTAAATGCGAAGAGttaaaatttattcaacaTACACTTTTTGATCATTCCTTATGCTTCGCATTTTTTGTATTagtaagaaggaaaaaacttagaaaaaaaaacgagagaaaacgggaaaaagaaagaagaacgaaggaaaaataaatgcaaagaGCTGTAGCTTAGGACAAAAATGTAAATTAGGggtatatattttatatatattcgtttttatcttatttcatttatttatttgtttatttttatttgctattcGTGTATGGGAAAACTTGAGGACGCTCCCGTaactgataattttttttctgaacatatTGCTGGCACTACTATGTAGTTGTCTGGATGTttcataatattttatttatttccgattttttccgaTATTTTTCCGGTACTTTTCCGGTACTTTTCCggtactttttgtttttttttctccagaaaaaaagcgattttACAGGATGGAATTAGCGTCATTCCACTCAGTATCGAAAGGATATATGGGTGAATGCGGTATGCGTGGTGGATACGTGGAATTTTTCAATCTTGATCCAGAAGTCTACGTACTCTTCAAGAAGATGATTTCTGCTAAACTTTGTTCCACGGTTCTTGGTCAGGTAAGTCATTTGTGTTTAATAAATTGTTATTTGTCGCAAATACGTGCTTATTCTgagtttttcctctttttctcctattttttcccTCTCTTCTCTACCTTAGATgatatttttcttatcttatttttttcagatggtaATGGATACCGTTGTGAAACCACCAAGTCCTGGCGAACCGTCTTATGATCTGTGGTTAAAGGTTTGTTTATGGGTTCTTTTATTTGATAAACAATGGAAATTGATGTATTTGTGAATGGTAGAGAAGGTATGGAAGGTAGCGACACAATTGGACAATTGGATTTCGCTATGCATGATCGCATTATGTTCGAGAACCCCTTGTAGACTTCATGCGAAGGTCCTGCAACGAAATTTGGATGTCTTCGGTAGCTTCTTCCCACGTTGCCGTTCATAGTTCCAAAGAAGCGTAGACTTCTATTTTGGATGGCTAaaaactttccttttctttaattttttcttgcgaGAATCGcagataaaaaattttatggttcttttttcgtaCGGGGACTTTCGTGGATCCGGGATGCCTTTGGGTAGTTCTCGAATAATTTTTGGGAACGTTAGGGATGAGGTGGTTGTATCACTGGCTGATGTTCAttgctggaaaaaataaatgattacCAACAACTGTTCGGGGGGACAAAACCTCTGG
The Necator americanus strain Aroian chromosome I, whole genome shotgun sequence genome window above contains:
- a CDS encoding hypothetical protein (NECATOR_CHRI.G4112.T1); this translates as MCGSTCDCGVRRRICELVSENEKNTLDTSKMVDIILEPWLYLVAASMRIVPILLDTSRRLICVTRMASNKVLTKETINPQVITMQYAVRGPIVIRAVELEKELAQGANKPFKSVIKANIGDAHAMGQKPITYIRQVISCAANPSLIESGNFPADVVERAKLLLGGCGGGSAGAYSQSTGIDIIRKHVAEYITKRDGFPCDPENVVLSGGASESIRNVLKMFIHHDGSKKVGVMIPIPQYPLYSASTEEFGLGQVGYYLNEEKNWSLEESELERAYQESLKKFDTQVLCVINPGNPTGQVLSRENIESIIKFAHRHNLFLMADEVYQDNVYAEGSKFHSFKKVINEMGAPYNKMELASFHSVSKGYMGECGMRGGYVEFFNLDPEVYVLFKKMISAKLCSTVLGQMVMDTVVKPPSPGEPSYDLWLKEKTAVLDSLKQRATLVKEAYGSIEGISCNEVQGAMYAFPRLELPQRAIDKARSLNQTPDFFYAMQLLEATGVCIVPGSGFGQKEGTYHFRTTILPQPELMKEMLNRFKSFHTKFLLEYK